In Nitrospirota bacterium, the genomic window AACCAGGTGAAAATGATTCGGCATGAGGCAGACGCCAAACAGGTTGATGGGGAATTTGGATATTGCCGGGGCGAGCAAGTCGAGGAAGGCCCTGTAGTCGCCGTCTTTATGGAAGCCGGCCCCACCGTTCCCTCGATTCAAAACATCGTAGGCGTGCCCAGCAACTTGTCCGAGTGGGACTCAAGGCATGGTGCAGTACGATGCGCAAATCAGAAGTAGCGAGGCAAGAATACGTAGCCTCGGTGGGTTCAAGGTCCTAGTGCAACCCCTGTATCCTGGAGATTCCAGGATACAGGGGTTGTATATGGGACACTATCACCGTTTGACCCTCATGGAGCGTGAAGAACTCAGTCGTATGTTAGCCGCGGGGTATCGTTTACGAGCGACGGCTCAAGCCCTGCAGCGCGCCCCCAGCACGCTGTCACGTGAACTCGCTCGGCACCGCACCAGCCCAGCGACCTATCGCGCTGTGCCAGCCCATCAACGGGCGACTCGGTGGGCCCATCAGCCACGGAAACCCCGTAAGCTCGCGGCTGACCTCCGCCTCCGTCGGGCGGTCTTGGCCCGGCTGGCGCAACGCTGGTCGCCGGAACAGATTGCCCACAGCTTGCGCCAGCAGTATCCTCGAGACCCCGCGATGCAGATTTCGCATGAAGCTATCTATGCCTATCTCTAGGGGTGACCCCCTGACGCCTTCAAGCGCACCCTCACCCGGCACCTCCGGCGGCCCCACCGCTTTCGGCGGCCCCGCAAGCCCCGGCTCTCGTCGCGCGCCGTCCAGGAGATGGTCAGCATTGATGACCGACCAGCCGAAGTGGCCGCGCGTACCGTGCCGGGCCATTGGGAAGGCGACTTGCTCGTCGGCCATGCCAATGCCTCGGCGCTAGGGACTCTCGTCGAACGCACGACGCAGTTTACCCTGCTGGTCCCGCTGAAGGCCAAGCATGCGACCGCGGTACGGCAGGCCTTTGTCCGGGCTGTCCGGACACTGCCGCCCCAACTCCGCCGGTCCCTCACGTATGACCAGGGGCAGGAGATGCGC contains:
- a CDS encoding helix-turn-helix domain-containing protein, yielding MGHYHRLTLMEREELSRMLAAGYRLRATAQALQRAPSTLSRELARHRTSPATYRAVPAHQRATRWAHQPRKPRKLAADLRLRRAVLARLAQRWSPEQIAHSLRQQYPRDPAMQISHEAIYAYL